In the genome of Taurinivorans muris, one region contains:
- a CDS encoding phenylacetate--CoA ligase family protein, whose product MTRKDRTEGIYSRREVLDESERKQYNLIQLKELLSYAYRYSEDVKKRFDRAQFNIEKFKTLSDIKHIPILKKKELIFLQTMGPRLGGLLTKDIGELRRIFLSPGPIFDPEDRHDDYWGYTEAFYSVGFRPGDPVQVTFNYHLAPAGLMFEEPLRNLSCATIPAGPVDAATQLDIMQKLRVSGYVGTPSFLMHLAQKAEEKGIDLRKDLFLEVAFVTSERLTEKMRTQLEKKFDIIVRQGYGTADVGCIGYECYHKNGLHISNRCYVEICHPDTGIPLKDGEVGEVVVTSFNKTYPLIRFATGDLSYIDRTPCACGRTSPRLGNIVGRVDTTARIKGIFVYPHQVEQVMARFEEIKRWQIEVTNPGGIDEMTLYIEASNFKREDELMHLFRERIKLRPELKILAPATLPATIRPIEDKRTWD is encoded by the coding sequence ATGACCCGTAAAGACCGTACAGAAGGCATTTACAGCCGCCGTGAAGTTTTAGATGAAAGTGAGCGTAAGCAATATAATTTAATTCAATTAAAAGAATTGCTTTCTTATGCGTACCGTTATTCTGAAGACGTTAAGAAACGTTTTGACAGAGCCCAATTCAATATTGAAAAGTTTAAAACGCTTTCGGATATTAAGCATATTCCGATTTTAAAGAAAAAAGAACTTATCTTTTTGCAGACAATGGGTCCGCGTCTTGGCGGTTTGCTGACAAAGGACATCGGCGAATTGCGCCGTATTTTCCTTTCCCCCGGACCGATTTTCGACCCCGAAGACAGACACGACGATTATTGGGGATATACGGAGGCTTTTTATTCTGTCGGTTTTCGTCCCGGAGACCCCGTGCAGGTTACGTTCAACTATCACTTGGCGCCGGCAGGGCTCATGTTTGAAGAACCTTTGCGCAATTTGAGCTGTGCGACCATTCCGGCAGGACCGGTCGACGCTGCGACACAGCTCGACATCATGCAAAAACTCCGCGTTTCCGGCTATGTCGGAACGCCTAGCTTTCTCATGCACTTGGCCCAAAAAGCGGAAGAAAAAGGCATTGACCTCAGAAAAGATTTGTTCTTGGAAGTCGCTTTCGTAACCAGTGAACGTTTGACGGAAAAAATGCGCACCCAATTGGAAAAGAAATTCGATATCATTGTGCGTCAAGGCTACGGAACGGCTGATGTTGGCTGTATCGGTTATGAATGTTATCATAAAAACGGTCTGCACATTTCCAATAGGTGTTATGTGGAAATTTGCCATCCGGATACCGGTATTCCACTAAAAGACGGTGAAGTCGGCGAAGTCGTCGTTACTTCTTTCAATAAAACCTATCCGCTTATCCGTTTTGCGACAGGCGATTTGTCTTATATTGACAGAACTCCCTGCGCCTGCGGGCGGACAAGCCCCCGTCTCGGCAATATTGTCGGACGTGTTGACACCACAGCGCGTATCAAGGGCATTTTTGTATATCCGCACCAAGTGGAACAGGTAATGGCGCGCTTTGAAGAAATCAAACGTTGGCAAATCGAAGTGACCAATCCAGGCGGCATAGATGAAATGACCCTGTATATTGAAGCAAGCAATTTCAAACGTGAGGATGAACTCATGCACTTGTTCCGTGAACGCATCAAGCTTCGCCCCGAACTCAAAATCCTTGCGCCTGCGACGCTTCCCGCAACAATACGTCCTATTGAGGATAAACGTACTTGGGACTGA